Proteins co-encoded in one Quercus robur chromosome 8, dhQueRobu3.1, whole genome shotgun sequence genomic window:
- the LOC126694152 gene encoding protein DNA-DAMAGE INDUCIBLE 1 isoform X2 yields the protein MKITVMTADEQIISLDVDPHESVENVKALLEVETSVPLQQQQLLYNGKEMKNIEKLSALGVKDEDLVMMISAAASSAPTNNLSFNPDGSAVNPGAFQQHIRSDSNLMAQLFQNDPELAQAVLGNDLNKLQDLLRERHRQKSDLRRQQEEELALLYADPFDVEAQKKIEAAIRQKGIDENWAAALEHNPEAFARVVMLYVDMEVNGFPLKAFVDSGAQSTIISKSCAERCGLLRLMDQRYKGIAQGVGQSEILGRVHVAPIKIGNIFYPCSFTVLDSPNMEFLFGLDMLRKHQCIIDLKDNVLRVGGGEVSVPFLQEKDIPSRFLDEERLSKQASSSGTPVTSGTTDRSNIVPTGGSRGDISQGPDFEVKVAKLVELGFGREAVIQSLKLFDGNEDQAVGFLFGG from the exons atgaagatcaCTGTAATGACTGCAGATGAGCAAATCATTAGTCTTGACGTGGATCCTCATGAATCT GTTGAGAATGTGAAGGCTTTGCTTGAAGTGGAG ACAAGTGTGCCTCTTCAGCAACAGCAGCTGCTGTATAATGGGAAGGAGATGAAGAATATTGAGAAATTGAGTGCATTGGGTGTGAAAGATGAAGATTTGGTGATGATGATTTCTGCTGCTGCATCAAg TGCACCTACCAATAATTTGAGCTTCAATCCAGATGGGTCTGCTGTGAACCCTGGAGCTTTCCAGCAGCATATTCGAAGTGATTCTAATCTTATGGCTCAGTTGTTTCAG AATGATCCTGAACTAGCACAAGCTGTTCTAGGAAATGATCTAAATAAACTGCAAGACCTTTTACGAGAGCGTCATCGCCAAAAATCTGATTTACGACGTCAACAAGAAGAGGAGCTC GCCCTTCTTTATGCAGATCCTTTTGATGTTGAAGCGCAAAAGAAGATTGAAGCTGCTATTCGCCAG AAAGGAATTGATGAAAATTGGGCCGCTGCCTTGGAACATAACCCTGAAGCTTTTGCAAGGGTG GTTATGTTGTACGTGGACATGGAGGTTAATGGTTTCCCATTAAAG GCATTTGTTGACAGTGGAGCCCAATCaacaataatatcaaaaagttgTGCTGAGCGTTGTGG ATTGTTGAGGCTTATGGATCAACGTTATAAGGGCATTGCTCAAGGAGTCGGTCAATCTGAGATATTGGGTCGCGTTCATGTAGCTCCAATCAAG ATTGGGAATATATTTTATCCTTGCTCATTCACAGTATTGGATTCTCCCAATATGGAATTCCTCTTTGGGCTTGATATGCTCCGGAAGCACCAG TGCATTATAGATTTAAAGGATAATGTTTTGAGAGTTGGTGGTGGAGAAGTTTCTGTACCATTTTTGCAAG AAAAAGACATCCCATCACGCTTTCTTGATGAAGAAAGGTTGTCCAAGCAAGCATCCAGCTCAGGGACCCCA GTGACATCAGGAACAACAGATAGAAGCAATATTGTCCCAACAGGAGGGTCTCGTGGAGATATAAGCCAG GGACCTGATTTTGAAGTCAAAGTGGCAAAGCTTGTTGAGCTAGGGTTTGGAAGGGAAGCTGTCATACAATCTCTTAAATTATTTGATGGAAATGAAGATCAGGCAGTAGGGTTTCTTTTTGGGGGTTGA
- the LOC126694152 gene encoding protein DNA-DAMAGE INDUCIBLE 1 isoform X3, translating to MKITVMTADEQIISLDVDPHESVENVKALLEVETSVPLQQQQLLYNGKEMKNIEKLSALGVKDEDLVMMISAAASSAPTNNLSFNPDGSAVNPGAFQQHIRSDSNLMAQLFQNDPELAQAVLGNDLNKLQDLLRERHRQKSDLRRQQEEELALLYADPFDVEAQKKIEAAIRQKGIDENWAAALEHNPEAFARVVMLYVDMEVNGFPLKAFVDSGAQSTIISKSCAERCGLLRLMDQRYKGIAQGVGQSEILGRVHVAPIKIGNIFYPCSFTVLDSPKPNMEFLFGLDMLRKHQMTSGTTDRSNIVPTGGSHGDTSLGPDFEVKVAKLVELGFGREAVIQSLKLFDGNEDQAVGFLFGG from the exons atgaagatcaCTGTAATGACTGCAGATGAGCAAATCATTAGTCTTGACGTGGATCCTCATGAATCT GTTGAGAATGTGAAGGCTTTGCTTGAAGTGGAG ACAAGTGTGCCTCTTCAGCAACAGCAGCTGCTGTATAATGGGAAGGAGATGAAGAATATTGAGAAATTGAGTGCATTGGGTGTGAAAGATGAAGATTTGGTGATGATGATTTCTGCTGCTGCATCAAg TGCACCTACCAATAATTTGAGCTTCAATCCAGATGGGTCTGCTGTGAACCCTGGAGCTTTCCAGCAGCATATTCGAAGTGATTCTAATCTTATGGCTCAGTTGTTTCAG AATGATCCTGAACTAGCACAAGCTGTTCTAGGAAATGATCTAAATAAACTGCAAGACCTTTTACGAGAGCGTCATCGCCAAAAATCTGATTTACGACGTCAACAAGAAGAGGAGCTC GCCCTTCTTTATGCAGATCCTTTTGATGTTGAAGCGCAAAAGAAGATTGAAGCTGCTATTCGCCAG AAAGGAATTGATGAAAATTGGGCCGCTGCCTTGGAACATAACCCTGAAGCTTTTGCAAGGGTG GTTATGTTGTACGTGGACATGGAGGTTAATGGTTTCCCATTAAAG GCATTTGTTGACAGTGGAGCCCAATCaacaataatatcaaaaagttgTGCTGAGCGTTGTGG ATTGTTGAGGCTTATGGATCAACGTTATAAGGGCATTGCTCAAGGAGTCGGTCAATCTGAGATATTGGGTCGCGTTCATGTAGCTCCAATCAAG ATTGGGAATATATTTTATCCTTGCTCATTCACAGTATTGGATTCTCCCAAACCCAATATGGAATTCCTCTTTGGGCTGGATATGCTCCGGAAGCACCAG ATGACATCAGGAACAACAGATAGAAGCAACATTGTCCCAACAGGAGGGTCTCATGGTGATACGAGCCTG GGACCTGATTTTGAAGTCAAAGTGGCAAAGCTTGTTGAGCTAGGGTTTGGAAGGGAAGCTGTCATACAATCTCTTAAATTATTTGATGGAAATGAAGATCAGGCAGTAGGGTTTCTTTTTGGGGGTTGA
- the LOC126694152 gene encoding protein DNA-DAMAGE INDUCIBLE 1 isoform X1, translating into MKITVMTADEQIISLDVDPHESVENVKALLEVETSVPLQQQQLLYNGKEMKNIEKLSALGVKDEDLVMMISAAASSAPTNNLSFNPDGSAVNPGAFQQHIRSDSNLMAQLFQNDPELAQAVLGNDLNKLQDLLRERHRQKSDLRRQQEEELALLYADPFDVEAQKKIEAAIRQKGIDENWAAALEHNPEAFARVVMLYVDMEVNGFPLKAFVDSGAQSTIISKSCAERCGLLRLMDQRYKGIAQGVGQSEILGRVHVAPIKIGNIFYPCSFTVLDSPNMEFLFGLDMLRKHQCIIDLKDNVLRVGGGEVSVPFLQEKDIPSRFLDEERLSKQASSSGTPVTSGTTDRSNIVPTGGSRGDISQGPDFEAKVAKLVELGFGREAVIQALKLFEGNEEQAAGFLFGG; encoded by the exons atgaagatcaCTGTAATGACTGCAGATGAGCAAATCATTAGTCTTGACGTGGATCCTCATGAATCT GTTGAGAATGTGAAGGCTTTGCTTGAAGTGGAG ACAAGTGTGCCTCTTCAGCAACAGCAGCTGCTGTATAATGGGAAGGAGATGAAGAATATTGAGAAATTGAGTGCATTGGGTGTGAAAGATGAAGATTTGGTGATGATGATTTCTGCTGCTGCATCAAg TGCACCTACCAATAATTTGAGCTTCAATCCAGATGGGTCTGCTGTGAACCCTGGAGCTTTCCAGCAGCATATTCGAAGTGATTCTAATCTTATGGCTCAGTTGTTTCAG AATGATCCTGAACTAGCACAAGCTGTTCTAGGAAATGATCTAAATAAACTGCAAGACCTTTTACGAGAGCGTCATCGCCAAAAATCTGATTTACGACGTCAACAAGAAGAGGAGCTC GCCCTTCTTTATGCAGATCCTTTTGATGTTGAAGCGCAAAAGAAGATTGAAGCTGCTATTCGCCAG AAAGGAATTGATGAAAATTGGGCCGCTGCCTTGGAACATAACCCTGAAGCTTTTGCAAGGGTG GTTATGTTGTACGTGGACATGGAGGTTAATGGTTTCCCATTAAAG GCATTTGTTGACAGTGGAGCCCAATCaacaataatatcaaaaagttgTGCTGAGCGTTGTGG ATTGTTGAGGCTTATGGATCAACGTTATAAGGGCATTGCTCAAGGAGTCGGTCAATCTGAGATATTGGGTCGCGTTCATGTAGCTCCAATCAAG ATTGGGAATATATTTTATCCTTGCTCATTCACAGTATTGGATTCTCCCAATATGGAATTCCTCTTTGGGCTTGATATGCTCCGGAAGCACCAG TGCATTATAGATTTAAAGGATAATGTTTTGAGAGTTGGTGGTGGAGAAGTTTCTGTACCATTTTTGCAAG AAAAAGACATCCCATCACGCTTTCTTGATGAAGAAAGGTTGTCCAAGCAAGCATCCAGCTCAGGGACCCCA GTGACATCAGGAACAACAGATAGAAGCAATATTGTCCCAACAGGAGGGTCTCGTGGAGATATAAGCCAG GGACCTGATTTTGAAGCCAAAGTGGCAAAGCTTGTTGAGCTAGGGTTTGGAAGGGAAGCAGTCATACAAGCTCTTAAATTATTCGAAGGAAATGAAGAGCAGGCAGCAGGGTTTCTTTTTGGGGGTTGA